AACCATGTGGTTTCTTTCTTATGGAAAAAAACATACATCTCAGCTAGGTGCCCATGGCCAAAATCGGGAATCTGCCTCCAGAGTTCCCTATATCCAAGGATAGCTTCCAGACATAAGCTGCCAGGACTGACAAGTCTGTCTGGCCTTGGCTTCCTGAGGGCTGGCACTCATGTGCCTTTGAaacactggggctctgtgctttccttcctacTGAAGAGAactcttcttcctctccaggCAACCACAGCCAAAATTGACATTTCACCTCCAAAATGCCCTGTGTCCAAGGACAGCCTCTAGACGAAAGGTGCCACGAGAGACACTGGCTGGCTTGGCCTAAGGGTGGCCACCTGCAATCTTCTTCCAAAATGCTTGGGACGCGTGCTTTTGTTTCTTATAGGAGAAAAACATCCATCTTGACTAGATGCCCATGGCCAAAATTTGGATTCCACCTCTAAAATTCCTTCCATCCAAGGATTGCTCCCAAGTGAAAACTGTAAGGACAAACAGGTGTTGCTGGCTTGGTCTCCCAGGAGCCAGCTCtctcctcttctgcctttgaaaCACTTGGGCTCTGAGCTTTCCTTCCTATGGAAAAGAACCGTCACTCTTATCTATGCAGAAATGGCCAAAATTGGgattccacctccaaaattcCCTATATCCAAGGGTTTCTTTCAGACAAAAGCTACCAGGAAAGAGAGGTCTGGCTGGCCTAGGCCTCTGATGGCCGCCTTTCATCTGGCCCTGAATCACCAGTGTTCCatgctttccttcctgtgcaAAAGAACCGTCTTTCTCTCCCAGGTGTCCATGTCTGAAATTGAAATTCCACCTCTGAAATTCTGTATATCCAAGGGTTGCTGCCAGGCAAAATCTGTCAGTACTGTCAAGtctggctggccttggcctctggtgactgcccctgccaccctggggctgggttctttccttgctgtggagatcacagggacactgtggggacctCATGAAACCAAGGGGATCCTTGTGGCACCACTGGACCCCATGAAACCAAGGGGCCACGGTGACACAGCGGGGCTCCATGGAACCCAGAGACCACTGTGACTCTGTGGGGCCTTATGGAACCATGGAGACCATTCAGAGCCTTCAGGGCCCCGTGTGACCAAGGGGACATTGTGACACCTCAGGGCCTCATGGAAGCAAGGGACCAttgggacactgtggggcccCTGGAACCGAGGGAACATGGAACAGGTCTGGCTGGCTTGGCCTCCCAGGGGCCACCTGACAGGTCTGGCTGATCTTGGAATGTCAAGGGCTGCCTCTCAtcagctcctggagccctggggctccGTGCTTTACTTGCTATGGAAAACAACCACCCATCTTTTTAGATGCCCATTGCCAAAATTGGTACTATTCCTACAAAATTGCCTATATGAAAGGGTatatcccagaaaaaaacccctgcaagctctggctggccttggcctctgATGGTCACCTCTCATCTGCTCCTGAAAAACTGGGGCTCTGTTCCTTCCTTCTATGGAAAAGATCCGACTTTCTTGTCAAGGGACCATGGCCAAAATTAGGATTTGGCCTCCCAAATTCCATATATCCAAGGATTGCTCGAAGACAAGAGCAGAAAGGACAGAGAGGTTGGGCTGGCCCTCTCCTCTGATGATTTTCTTGGAGAATGAGCAGAATGTTTTCAATTGCAAACACCTTAGAGAGTTCCTAGAAAACTGCCAGGGTGGGGATTGGAGGCCTCAGGCACATGTCCACAatggagctctgtgctccttggGTGGGAGTCTGAGGACAGTGGAGGAGAGCCATGAGAGTGTTTAAAGAGTGATTTCAGAGATGGTGGATACTTTTCACGTAGGGGAAATCatccagagaaaaaaatattaatgcagAGGGCAGATGGGGAGGCCCAGATTGGACATGAGGAGAagaatttccctgccagggcagggctgtggtgcaacacatcccccagcaggagtctggagcagcccaaggctctgtgtgcccaggcagaggcaggcaggacgcagagctgtcagcaaaggaagggcccagccaggtggggcagccgggggatgacgacagcctgcagggacagaggcgcagggcatggacaccgtagcacagcctgggctgcacagggcacaggcatgggcagcagctgcaaggccctgacacagccaactcctgcagcacttgggccatggctgctggccctgggcctgaggcatcagcaggggacaagtgacccttgcaggcctggggcctcactgcctccttgtccctgctcagcagcctggcaggggccgccccatggttctgcccttggcattgcacatccccacatcccagtggcccgggaagagccctgagcaaggagggagggacaggatctgccttggcaggggctggggctcaggcctgGGCCCCTTGAAATCAagaaacacatccaggtttggtcagcatcagagacacctttgccttgtttgtccccagctgtcatcactgcctgcagtgttctgctctgagTGGAACCTGAGGACACTTTCTCAGTTGTGTTTCTCTGTGGGACCCGTTAAAACTTCAAGAAACTTCAgtatttcaatttaattttgacTTCTTGAGAAGTTTTTTGAACACTCTCTCAGGGACTGAGTCTCATGTAAACAACACCAAACCTCAAGAGACTCATTAATgtccttgtgctgtgtctgtgctgctgagctgggctgggctcctggcacaggggaagCTTTTGGAAACCAAGAGGAGCttcaaaaagacatttctcctgaggagcagctcctctcccagcccagcagggctgagggcactgcctgTAGGTACCTGAGAGCAGTGAAGCAGACAGAGGCTGAAAGAAACTGGAAGGACAATTCTGAGCTTATTCGTGGAGAAATGTTCACCGCTTCTGACACCGtaagtctgtggctgcagggatctcctcaagctgagccaggacagcactgaggtgactgtaaggatggctctgctgcccttgctgctttgggggaggatgtgctccagagcggggctgccctgggcaccgtcagagggacagggcaggatggctcctgctgccagggacggctgcaggggctgaagctggggctgcagccagggctgcccagggctgtggtgcagagcaggtgctgcagccctgagggctcttggccagcccagggcatctgccacctgccagaggcagctctcagcctgcctgggagctcccatggactgtggggagaagttggaggtggaaggagccacccccatcagggcagattcctgctgctgtgaagatggtgctgcatggccagggctgctctcagctttgtcatgaaggaaagggaaaggggctgtcagggttgtctgtgtcactgacacTCCAGCACTGTCACCCTGGGGATCAGCAGATGTGCCTCAGATCTCCCTCAGAAagtgcctcctcaccctcctctacccacagacagcagcagcagcaccttggcttgcagcatctgtgtttgtgtgaCCTGCCCTTAaggccctggtgccagggagatgcccctgggcagtgccgtgtgctgggaggggtgtgcagggcagagctgagtccccagggctgggctgggctctgggagcactggcagggaCAAGGCTTGGATTGAGAGCAACAGCTCCCAGTAGGCACGactccaggcagcagagaggcagaccAACCCTGGATACGGCTTCCTTTCCAGCAACAAGGAAAACATAGGAGAGAAGAGTTTAGGGAAGTCTATTTTGAAATTGGAGCTTTTAAAATgtccacttttttttccaagaaatttCTAAGTGCCATTCTTTTGAAagagaatgagaagaaaaaaaagaagggcaGCTTTTTAGAGACGAGCAAGTATGACTGCACTGGGATACAGGGAGCTCTGGTTCCACTGTGGGTTCCCCAGTATTCAAGGTGAGATAAATGCTGGAGACAAGGCACTAACCCAGCTAGTCATTGTCTTCTTTCAACAGTCCACAATGCACAGAGTAAAgaaatgtccaacagcagctccatcagccacttcctcctgctgccattggcacacacgcggcagctgcagctcctgcacttctgcctcttcctggccatctccctggctgccctcctggccaatggcctcatcatcagcgccgtagcctgcggccacctcctgcacagccccatgttcttcttcctgctcaacctggccctcagcgacctgggctccatctgcaccactgtccccaaagccatgcacaattccctctgggataCCAGGAAGATCTCCTATGAAGGATGTGCTGCTCAGGTGTTTCTGattgtcttttttatttcagcagagTATTATCTCCTGACTGTGATGTGCTACGACCgctacgtgtccatctgcaaacccctgcactatgggaccctcctgggcagcagagcttgtgcccacatggcagcagctgcctgggccagtggattcctcactgctctgctgcacacagccaatacattttccctgcccctgtgccatggcaatgccctgggccagttcttctgtgaaatcccacacatcctcaagctctcctgctcaCATTCCAAACTCAGGGAACTTGGGCTCACTATGCTAagtgcttttctattttttggctgttttgtgttcattgtgttctcctatgtgcagatcttcagggctgtgctgaggatcccctctgagcatggacggcacaaagccttttccacctgcctccctcacctggctgtggtCTCCCTGTTTGTCAGCACTGGCACATTTGCCTACCTGAAgcccccctccatctcctccccatctcTGGATCTCTCAGTGTCAGTCCTGTATTCGgtggtgcctccagccctgaaccccctcatctacagtctgaggaaccaggagctcaaggcttCAGTGTGGACACTGATCACTGGACGATTTCAGAAACACTAAACTGCTGTGCATTTCTGTAAATCATTTGTAATAAAAAGCCATCTTCGATAGCACTTGTTGATTTGGTTGTCgggtttcttttctgttttagttCTCACTGATATTCACAAAGTAAGGCCATtgattttgccctttttttttgttttattactCTCCATGTCTTCTCTAGCCCCAGACTGTGTCAATGAGTAGCTGTGTTCTTGGTGGCTTTAAACAAACTAAATGATCTCCCCAGTAGAGTTTTCTGAAGAGATcccccttttgttcccttctctgcagctgcagcagcaatgtctgtgtgcagagctggggcagatcagtgctggcacagcagctgtgcccagcagcagcagcacttggtgttgccagtgctgctgccgtggccctgccccgctgccctcctggccctgctgttgctgtagggcctgagtgctctcggggccgggcacagggctgggggtggcagtgccggggctgcagcagggacaggccatgggcactgctggggcagcgctgatgcctcaggccagggcctgggggctgcaggctccttgcccaggctctctccacaacacgaccaggccaatgctcagcagagaaaagccccgtgagcagccccaggctggccgtgggcaggctggggacaaaCAGCATCACACCATGGAAAtgtcccttggggagcaggatcatcctccaagtgcttcaggaattgtctgcaggctcctgcagtgcctcctgctgctcccttgccagaggcaccacaggccaggggggcacatctgccctgctgtgtctgcctgtggggctccctgctctgggcaatgaggaggggctgcagaggctctgcaggactgacaggatgggctttggggctgtgaggagaagctgagggacctgggctgctgcaccttctcaacaggaggcccagggctcatcctgcaactgctccaagggtggtttcagagaatcccaaaatcagcaaggttggaaaaggccttggagatcatcaagtccaacctgtgccctgacaccaccttgtctcccctgagcctcctcttctccaggataaacaaccccagctccctcagacactcctcacagcacttgtgttccagacccctcaccagccttgttgcccttctctggacaccctccagtccctccatgtccttcctaaattgggggcccagaactggacacagcactcgaggtgcagcctcaccagtgcccagcacaggggaagaatccctgccctgctcctgctgcccacaccattcctgatccaggccaggagccattggccttcttgcccacctgcccacactgctgcctcatgtccagcctgctgtccagcactgccccacgtccctttctgcctggccactgtccagccactctgtccccagcctgcagcactgcagggcttgttgtggccaaagtgcaggacccggcccttggtcttgttcagcctcaccctgttggatttgggccctggatccagcctgtgcagggccctgtgcagagccctcctaccctccagcacatccacactcacacccagcttggtgtcaccttGTCCTGGGGACAACCTCTGTTACTTTTGAAAATTGAGGTATACAAGGTGAAAACTACTTcagcctttttcttctctttagtTACTCTATTCTGCACTTCTTCCAAGAAAGAGTAGAGGTTCTCCATATCCCATGTTTTGCTATGAATTTATTCATAGAAAccttttctattatttttaagagaagGGGCAAATTAAACTGTAATTGAAATTTCACCtctataattttctttctgtgtgacCTAAAAACGTCCTTAAACTCATTAGGTATTTCCCAACCTGTGCAAATGTGATACACCCTCTTTTTACTGTTGAGTTTCTACAAAAGCTCCATGCCCAGCATGACCAGTCCGTTTTTTGTGTCTTCTagagataattttattttctggctcATCTTTTAGGACACCAGGACAggcttctccttctcccttgcGATTACTTTCTTGAAGTCTGTCCATCCTTCCTggatccattttttttttgaaaggctgctttccttaaaaaaaaaaggactttatTCAGTGCTCTCCTAATCTGCATcctaaataggccaaagtctgccctctgtAATTTCAGTGTAGTTTTCTTGATGCCCCTCCTTCTTTTACAGAATATTGGAAACTTGATTATTTCATGGTCACTGCCCCCCAGGCAGCCTCTGACCACCACTgatctcccaccagcccttctctggttgtgcacagcagcagacagagcttTCCTTGGGAGTGGGAGTGTGACcaaaaatcagataaaataaaaaactcctTGACACCAATGTAGCATCAAGAAGCAGCATTCTTTATTCATCTGGATGCACCAGGGGATAGCTCCTCCCAAAGCCATGAGTTCTGAGTACAGGAAAGTTTCTGTTTCAATTCTGTATTTTGGATACATGTTCATTGATTGTCCCAGACTAATAACATATGATAATCATTTCCCTGAAATCATGAACatatttcccctccccttttgtCTGCACTCTTCTGTCCTGGGGGTCTCTCTGGTGGTCCCTGGAGGTCACTGACCCCAATGTTCCAGGtggcctggctgagctggcaggacaCTGAGGCTGGTGAACTTCCAGTGCCCCTTCTTACACAATGGGCACTGTGTGGTTCCCATGGGCCAGTGGTTTTGGAGAACAAGCATTGTGTGAGCTCACCAGCTGCAGACCACTTATCATCTGGTAACATGAGGTCACAGAGTGGGCTATGACATCACAGAGTGAGTTATGTGAGGTCATTGAGCAACTATGACATCATAGGGCATctctgtgacatcacagagccagctgtgacatcacagggtgGCTGTGTGATATCATAGAGTGGGTTGTGACATAAAACACCAGTTGTGGGACATCACAGGAtggctgtgtgacatcacaggggctgtgtgacatcacagggggCTGTGTGAGGTCCCTGGGTTAgtcactctgccccagcccccctCACAGTTCCCCCCCACATAAGTTCAATGCTGTTCATGCCCAGAGggctcccctgtcccccggtATCCCCCCggtgctcctggagccacaGCCTCCACCAAAGGATGTTCCACAGGATCCACCCCAGAGCCTGACACGGGCACAAGGGGCTGCGCTGTTTCACCAGGACATCAAGGACCTGCATTATCCAGGGCACTGTGGCCTGGCTTAGggttccccagggcaggaaagatgtctggcagctgcagcaggggcagggaagggctccaaggtggggctggagccctttggctgtgagcagaggctgagggagctgggcttgtccagccccgagcagggaaggctgaggggctcctcatgccagcctggcagtgccacccaggaggggatggagaacacagagccaggctcttaACTGAGGGGCTTGTATCATGGTTTGACTCTGGTCCAATGCCAGGAACCCATGAGAGTTGTTCGCTCACCCTCTCAGGTCacagctgggaagagaagggaaaaaatattaacaaacaCTTCATCAGTGAGTTAAGGACCAGGAGAAATAGCTCAAATTCAAAAAATGCTCAACTTAAGttgcaaagtgaattttattactaacagaatcagaggaggaaaatgagaattaaaataagCCCCTAAAacacctcccccccccccaccttTCTGTCCTTCCCACGAACAGCACAAGGAGACAGGGCATGGGAGTTTTCTCATTTCCTCAAGAGATTTTCTTCTGCTATTctgggagaggagtccttcccctgtgaggcCATGGGGCCCCTCCCAGGGGAGACAGTTCTCCGTGAACTGCCCCAGCGTGGGTCCActctcaccagcagcagccctacTGCCCCTGCTGCAACGTGAGCCCTCCCACGGGCACAGTGTCCTCCCAAACTGCTGTGGGGTGGGTCTCTCTGCCCACGGGGTGCagccctccaaggacaggctgctccagcctggaagcagggccccctctctccactgggtctcccactggatcacagcctcctccaggcatccacccactctggcatgggcacctctgccatgggctgggagtggatctctgcatcccccaggGATCCCCACTGCCTGTGAGTAgatctctgcattcccatggatctccatgggctgtgagtggatctctgcatttcccatggttccccaggggctgcaggggcacaacTGCTTCACCATGTTCtgcaccacagcctgcagagcaatctcagctctggagcctggagcacctcctccccctccttctccaatGGCCTTGGTGTCTCCgtgttgtttccctcacatgtcctcatctcctcctcttctctgacgAGCACCAAAACCCTtgtgactttgttttgattttcttcttagctatgtcatcacagaggcattaccagTCTCTCTCACTGGCCCAGTTTTGGCCAGCAGCCCGTCCACCCTCAGAGCCATCAGcctttggctctgctggacatggtgggagctccagcagcttcccacaggAGCCATCTGTGTGGTGCCCCTGCTGCCAAAAACCAGGCTGTACCAAACCAACACAGCTTGTTCTACTAAACTTGCCAATTTCTAAAAGTGCTTAATTCACATGCTTTGTTACAAAACgtatatttatttctgtacagCTACAGCTTTTTGCCTAGTTCAAGCATTATCTTGTTCCCTCAGCATCAGGACCCATCAGACTTAGTCTGAGCTGTCCTTTGTCCCACCTGCAAACAGAACCTGCCCCCAGCCAGTGCCCTGCAAACAGGCAGGATTCTGTAGGGCCAaggagagagcacagagatTTGGGGTCTGTgagtgctggcagggagagatcaGGCACAGGGAAACACCTCCAGGGGGAAAATCTTCAAGAAGTAGAGAGTCACTGTCCCTGACCCCCCTGGCCTCCAGTTCCTTCTGCAGGGCCAGACCTGACTCTGCTGaactgtggggctggggcagggagagtctggactctgcagtgccagggagaggaaaacaatggaCCTTTGGTTATACGAGTCCCTGCAGTGTCAGAATGGTCTCCATGGTTCCATGAGGCCATGAAGAGTCACAATGGGTCCTTGATTCCCTGGGGCCCCACAATGTCACAATTTCACCCTGGTTCCATGAGCCCCAAGGTGTTGCTATGGTCCAtttggttccatgaggccctgcagtgccacaatggccccttggttccaAGGGGTCCTGCAATGACAGAGTGGGACCCTTGGTTACAGAGTGGCACAAGTGACCCTTGGGTACACGgagccccacagtgtcactctggtccccttggttccatgtggccccacagtgtcactctggtccccttggttccacgtggctggaagctggccaatgtgatGTGCATTCACAAGAAGGGTAGG
This sequence is a window from Prinia subflava isolate CZ2003 ecotype Zambia chromosome 27, Cam_Psub_1.2, whole genome shotgun sequence. Protein-coding genes within it:
- the LOC134562430 gene encoding olfactory receptor 14A16-like; protein product: MSNSSSISHFLLLPLAHTRQLQLLHFCLFLAISLAALLANGLIISAVACGHLLHSPMFFFLLNLALSDLGSICTTVPKAMHNSLWDTRKISYEGCAAQVFLIVFFISAEYYLLTVMCYDRYVSICKPLHYGTLLGSRACAHMAAAAWASGFLTALLHTANTFSLPLCHGNALGQFFCEIPHILKLSCSHSKLRELGLTMLSAFLFFGCFVFIVFSYVQIFRAVLRIPSEHGRHKAFSTCLPHLAVVSLFVSTGTFAYLKPPSISSPSLDLSVSVLYSVVPPALNPLIYSLRNQELKASVWTLITGRFQKH